A DNA window from Patescibacteria group bacterium contains the following coding sequences:
- the gap gene encoding type I glyceraldehyde-3-phosphate dehydrogenase has protein sequence MKTTRVAINGFGRIGRAFFKIAKNRKELEIVAINDLGDIQNLAYLLKYDTAYGKSDFEIVVKEGKLVVDGKEVIFLSEREPSKLPWGDLDIDIVLESTGIFASYEKSKVHLVAGAKRVVVSAPIKDNPEDAGVSGSTVLMGVNEEALAVCQISSNASCTTNAGSPVMQILHEALGIEKALLNTVHGYTATQKIVDSPDQKDFRKGRAAAQNIIPGTTGAAIATTKVIKDLEGKFDGIAMRVPIVVGSIADITFVSKRDTSAEEVNAILKKAAGEKRWGKVFTVTEEPLVSSDIIGNPHASIADLAFTRVVGGNLVKVVAWYDNEMGYTHSLVEHVIASGKYLK, from the coding sequence ATGAAAACAACGCGAGTGGCCATTAATGGTTTTGGACGCATCGGACGTGCGTTTTTCAAAATCGCAAAGAATCGTAAAGAGCTTGAGATCGTTGCTATCAATGACTTGGGGGATATCCAAAATCTGGCATATCTTCTGAAGTACGACACGGCATATGGCAAGAGTGATTTTGAGATTGTCGTCAAAGAGGGGAAGCTTGTTGTTGACGGTAAAGAAGTTATTTTTTTAAGTGAACGAGAACCGAGCAAGTTGCCGTGGGGCGACCTTGATATTGATATCGTACTGGAATCGACAGGTATCTTTGCCAGTTATGAAAAATCAAAAGTACATCTGGTGGCGGGCGCCAAGCGCGTTGTCGTATCTGCGCCGATCAAAGACAATCCGGAAGACGCGGGGGTCTCCGGCAGTACGGTGCTTATGGGTGTGAACGAAGAGGCGCTTGCGGTATGCCAGATCTCTTCCAACGCGTCATGCACCACGAATGCCGGCAGTCCGGTCATGCAGATATTGCATGAGGCACTCGGTATTGAGAAAGCGCTCTTGAATACCGTGCACGGATACACGGCGACGCAAAAAATAGTGGATTCTCCCGACCAGAAAGATTTCCGCAAAGGACGCGCCGCGGCGCAAAATATCATTCCAGGAACGACAGGCGCCGCCATCGCCACCACGAAAGTTATCAAAGACCTTGAGGGAAAGTTTGACGGCATCGCGATGCGTGTGCCGATCGTGGTCGGCTCCATTGCTGACATTACGTTCGTGAGCAAACGAGATACGAGCGCAGAAGAGGTGAATGCGATATTAAAAAAAGCGGCAGGCGAAAAGCGATGGGGAAAAGTATTTACCGTTACTGAAGAGCCGCTCGTTTCTTCCGATATCATCGGCAATCCGCACGCTTCTATCGCCGATCTTGCTTTTACGCGCGTCGTGGGCGGCAACTTGGTAAAAGTGGTCGCGTGGTACGACAATGAAATGGGGTATACGCATTCGCTGGTGGAGCATGTGATTGCAAGCGGAAAATATCTGAAATAG
- the gatB gene encoding Asp-tRNA(Asn)/Glu-tRNA(Gln) amidotransferase subunit GatB: MEYKATIGLEVHAELKTLTKMFCNSKNDPEEKRPNVNICPVCMAHPGTLPVINKEAVKHVLKVGKAIGATIADFTEFDRKNYFYPDIPKGYQISQYKYPLVSGGLLKGVAITRVHLEEDTARSTHEKGDPASPETSQGGYSLVDFNRAGMPLMELVTEPVVKDAEQAVAFAKELQLLLRFLGASDANMEKGEMRVEANVSVSTTDTFGTKVEVKNLNSFRVVERAINYEIERQITVIEKGERVLQETRGWDEKKQATFSQRLKETSEDYRYFPDPDLPKLKISEIEEFQNMELPELPWEKRERYKKEYGIKDEDIESFIVDRELGAFFERVASALSGDKKAIALASNYITSDLVGLSPSAGGVRLPQIEDFVELMKMTGAGEISSRGAKDILKILVTEGGNSRAIAQQRGLFQKSDEGELAATVLRIISENEQVAADYRAGKEAALQYLVGQGMRATSGAANPAALKKIFEEKLKNL, from the coding sequence ATGGAGTATAAAGCAACGATAGGATTGGAGGTGCACGCGGAGTTGAAAACACTGACCAAGATGTTCTGCAACTCCAAGAACGACCCCGAGGAGAAACGCCCCAATGTGAATATTTGCCCCGTATGTATGGCGCATCCGGGTACTTTGCCTGTCATTAATAAGGAAGCGGTCAAACACGTTCTCAAGGTGGGAAAAGCGATCGGTGCCACCATTGCCGACTTCACCGAGTTTGATCGGAAGAACTATTTTTATCCCGATATTCCCAAAGGCTATCAAATCAGCCAATATAAATATCCACTCGTCTCGGGAGGATTGCTCAAGGGGGTAGCGATCACACGCGTGCATTTAGAAGAAGATACCGCGCGTTCCACTCACGAAAAAGGGGATCCTGCCTCGCCGGAGACGAGTCAAGGCGGGTACAGCCTTGTTGATTTCAATCGCGCAGGGATGCCCTTGATGGAGCTGGTGACGGAGCCGGTAGTGAAAGACGCAGAGCAGGCGGTTGCCTTCGCGAAAGAGCTTCAGCTCTTGCTGCGTTTCCTCGGCGCGTCCGACGCGAATATGGAGAAAGGGGAGATGCGCGTGGAAGCAAACGTGTCGGTGAGCACGACGGACACGTTTGGCACCAAAGTGGAGGTGAAAAATCTTAACTCGTTTCGCGTGGTGGAGCGCGCCATCAACTATGAAATAGAAAGACAGATCACGGTGATTGAAAAAGGAGAGCGAGTGTTACAGGAAACCCGCGGATGGGATGAGAAAAAACAAGCTACTTTCTCTCAGCGCCTCAAGGAAACTTCCGAAGATTATCGCTATTTTCCGGATCCTGATCTGCCGAAGCTCAAAATAAGCGAGATAGAGGAATTCCAAAACATGGAACTTCCCGAATTGCCGTGGGAGAAACGAGAGCGGTATAAAAAAGAGTACGGCATTAAAGATGAAGATATTGAAAGCTTCATTGTTGACCGGGAACTCGGAGCATTTTTTGAACGCGTGGCTTCGGCGCTTTCGGGCGACAAAAAGGCAATCGCGCTTGCTTCAAACTACATCACCTCTGACTTGGTGGGCCTTTCTCCTTCTGCGGGAGGAGTCAGGCTTCCACAGATAGAGGATTTTGTGGAGTTAATGAAGATGACTGGCGCAGGAGAGATCTCTTCCCGTGGCGCGAAAGATATTTTGAAAATACTTGTCACGGAAGGCGGCAATTCGCGTGCCATCGCACAGCAAAGAGGACTCTTCCAAAAAAGTGACGAAGGGGAATTGGCAGCGACTGTTCTGCGGATCATCAGCGAGAACGAACAGGTTGCCGCCGATTATAGGGCGGGCAAAGAAGCGGCACTGCAATATCTTGTTGGACAGGGAATGCGAGCGACTAGCGGCGCGGCAAATCCCGCTGCGCTCAAAAAAATATTTGAAGAAAAACTAAAAAATCTGTAA
- a CDS encoding phage holin family protein, whose protein sequence is MRIIVKWFIVALSLLLAAYLVPGIAVTSFYTALIVAVLLGVVNIVLKPILVVLTLPINLLTLGLFTFVINGFLFWFLSTIVKGFSVEGFLAALLGSLVVSAVSYISSELLD, encoded by the coding sequence ATGCGCATAATCGTAAAATGGTTCATCGTCGCACTTTCGCTTTTACTTGCGGCATATCTCGTGCCGGGCATTGCCGTGACCTCGTTTTATACGGCGCTCATCGTTGCTGTACTCTTAGGGGTGGTAAATATTGTTTTAAAACCCATTCTGGTCGTCCTTACGCTTCCGATCAATCTTTTGACGCTAGGACTCTTTACGTTCGTGATCAACGGGTTTCTTTTTTGGTTCCTTTCAACGATCGTGAAAGGATTTTCCGTGGAGGGTTTCCTTGCCGCGCTCCTCGGCTCGCTTGTGGTGTCCGCGGTAAGTTATATAAGTAGCGAGCTTTTGGACTAA
- the secA gene encoding preprotein translocase subunit SecA, protein MEFLSKIFGDGTTKKLKTLEPLVAQINTYEHKMSALSDDALKAKTQEFRKRLRSEEGPAETLDDILPEAFAVVRETAKRVLKQRHYDVQLMGGIILHQGNISEMKTGEGKTLVATLPTYLNALEGLGVHVVTVNDYLSRRDTVWMGQLYTALGLSIAVINHDSSYIYDPTHKELDEKRDQLGSFKVFHQFLRPCTRREAYEADITYGTNNEFGFDYLRDNVVYTKSALVQREHNYAIVDEIDSILIDEARTPLIISAPAQESEDLYRTFSRIAMHLKKDEDYAVDEKLKAIQLTDSGIEKAEHALGVENIYTEKGIKYVHHLETAVRAQALFERDKDYVVRDDEVIIVDEFTGRLQPGRRWSEGLHQAIEAKEGVQVQRESRTVASITFQNYFRFYKKLSGMTGTALTSHEEFYKVYGLEVIPVPTNQRVARIDGNDLIFQTEQGKFKAVAKKIKELHDTGQPVLVGTVSIEKNELLSAYLNKEGIPHKVLNAKQHESEGEVIAQGGRKGSVVVATNMAGRGVDIKLGGNPASQEEYEEVKRLGGLFVLGTERHEARRIDNQLRGRAGRQGDPGGTQFFVSLEDTLMRVFASDAIKTMMGRFGIPEDQPIENKMISRALENAQTKIEGFNFDARKHVLAYDDVMNQQRKTVYERRGKLLRGDGAYAREFLDEITEGREDLKKLIEEKKQTLGEEVFWDGVRKLALQTMDMLWMEHLEAMDYMRSSVNLRAYGQRDPLVEYKREGLRLFRDMQDSVKSHFMELLPNIGAGAFAHEEQKLKEVHENARLIGDVARPTDSASAGTIKREGEKVGRNDPCPCGAKRPDGTPVKYKNCHGK, encoded by the coding sequence ATGGAGTTTTTAAGTAAAATCTTTGGAGATGGTACTACGAAGAAGCTCAAAACCCTTGAGCCTCTTGTCGCACAGATCAATACGTACGAGCACAAAATGAGCGCGCTTTCCGACGATGCCCTGAAGGCGAAAACGCAAGAGTTTCGCAAGCGGCTTCGCTCAGAAGAGGGTCCCGCGGAAACGCTGGACGATATTCTTCCGGAAGCTTTCGCGGTCGTAAGGGAAACAGCTAAGCGCGTGCTGAAACAGCGGCACTATGATGTTCAGCTCATGGGAGGGATCATTCTTCATCAGGGAAATATTTCAGAAATGAAGACGGGTGAAGGAAAGACACTGGTCGCGACACTGCCGACGTATTTGAACGCGCTCGAGGGCCTGGGTGTGCATGTGGTTACCGTGAACGACTATCTCTCGCGCAGAGATACGGTGTGGATGGGTCAGCTCTATACCGCTTTGGGACTCTCCATCGCGGTCATCAACCACGACTCATCATACATATATGACCCAACCCACAAAGAACTGGACGAAAAGCGTGATCAACTCGGCTCGTTTAAAGTATTTCACCAATTCTTGCGCCCGTGCACCAGGCGTGAAGCGTATGAGGCGGACATCACCTACGGTACGAATAACGAATTCGGCTTTGATTACCTTCGCGACAATGTCGTATACACGAAAAGCGCGCTGGTTCAGCGAGAACACAACTACGCGATCGTGGACGAAATAGACTCCATCTTGATAGATGAAGCGCGTACTCCACTTATTATTTCCGCTCCCGCGCAGGAGTCCGAAGACCTCTACAGGACATTTTCCCGCATTGCCATGCATCTCAAGAAGGACGAAGATTACGCGGTTGATGAGAAACTGAAAGCGATCCAGCTCACCGATAGCGGGATTGAAAAAGCCGAGCACGCACTCGGGGTTGAAAATATCTATACCGAAAAAGGCATCAAATATGTTCACCATTTGGAAACGGCAGTGCGCGCGCAGGCGCTTTTTGAGCGCGACAAAGATTACGTGGTGCGCGACGACGAGGTGATCATCGTGGACGAATTTACCGGACGCCTCCAGCCGGGGCGGCGTTGGTCGGAGGGGCTCCATCAGGCGATCGAGGCGAAAGAAGGAGTGCAGGTGCAGAGGGAATCACGCACGGTTGCCTCCATCACGTTTCAGAATTATTTTCGTTTCTATAAAAAGCTCTCCGGCATGACCGGTACGGCGCTTACTTCTCACGAGGAATTTTATAAAGTCTACGGACTTGAGGTTATTCCCGTCCCGACCAATCAGAGGGTGGCGCGTATTGATGGGAACGACCTGATTTTCCAAACAGAGCAGGGAAAATTCAAAGCGGTCGCGAAAAAAATAAAAGAGCTTCACGACACAGGCCAGCCGGTACTCGTCGGTACGGTTTCTATTGAAAAAAACGAGCTGCTCTCCGCGTATCTGAACAAAGAGGGCATACCGCATAAGGTGCTCAACGCCAAACAGCATGAAAGTGAAGGAGAGGTCATCGCTCAAGGCGGAAGAAAAGGGTCCGTGGTCGTGGCTACGAACATGGCGGGACGCGGCGTGGATATTAAGCTTGGCGGAAACCCGGCGAGCCAGGAAGAGTACGAAGAGGTAAAGCGACTCGGCGGGTTGTTCGTGCTGGGAACCGAGCGGCACGAAGCGCGGCGCATTGACAACCAGCTCCGCGGACGAGCGGGGCGTCAGGGCGATCCGGGCGGAACGCAATTTTTCGTTTCTTTGGAAGATACGCTCATGCGCGTGTTTGCATCTGACGCGATCAAAACGATGATGGGTAGGTTTGGTATTCCCGAAGACCAGCCCATTGAGAACAAAATGATCAGCCGCGCGCTTGAAAACGCGCAAACGAAGATAGAAGGGTTCAATTTTGACGCGCGCAAACATGTTCTCGCCTATGATGACGTGATGAACCAACAGCGCAAGACCGTCTACGAACGCCGAGGGAAACTTTTACGCGGGGATGGCGCGTACGCGCGCGAGTTTTTGGATGAAATTACAGAAGGGCGAGAGGATCTTAAAAAACTTATTGAGGAGAAAAAACAAACACTCGGGGAAGAAGTATTCTGGGACGGAGTGCGCAAACTAGCGCTCCAAACAATGGACATGTTGTGGATGGAACACCTGGAAGCGATGGATTATATGCGCAGTTCGGTCAACCTTCGCGCATACGGCCAGCGTGATCCGCTCGTTGAATACAAAAGAGAAGGATTGCGGCTCTTTCGCGACATGCAGGACAGCGTCAAGTCTCACTTTATGGAACTCTTGCCGAACATAGGCGCCGGCGCATTCGCGCACGAAGAGCAAAAGTTAAAAGAAGTGCACGAGAACGCGCGTCTCATAGGCGACGTGGCGCGCCCGACCGACAGTGCTTCGGCTGGTACGATAAAACGAGAAGGGGAAAAAGTGGGGCGCAACGACCCGTGTCCATGCGGAGCGAAAAGGCCAGACGGAACACCGGTGAAGTACAAAAACTGCCATGGGAAATAA
- a CDS encoding rhodanese-like domain-containing protein, with the protein MNQNVKIILISAVVGALAGGGAFFAMQKSYKPSTNELIKEFYEVENAAHVSPHGLRGKLDKGGAGIVIVDLRSPQEYEREHIISAVNIPAYTDPNTPAYEEVDRIVGQFRELIAANPGKEIVTYCYSIPCMTGRKIGKMLVENDIYVKTLGIGWNEWRYFWTLWNHEHEWKTTKPEDYIWKGKEPGIPVLRELPSACGEGEFSC; encoded by the coding sequence ATGAATCAAAACGTAAAAATCATACTCATATCGGCGGTTGTCGGAGCTTTGGCGGGCGGCGGGGCGTTTTTTGCAATGCAAAAATCATACAAGCCGAGCACCAATGAACTCATCAAGGAATTTTATGAAGTTGAGAACGCGGCGCATGTGAGTCCACACGGTTTGCGGGGAAAATTGGATAAAGGAGGGGCAGGTATTGTCATTGTTGATCTGAGAAGCCCGCAAGAGTACGAGCGCGAACATATCATAAGCGCCGTGAATATTCCCGCGTACACGGACCCGAACACGCCCGCCTATGAAGAAGTGGATCGAATCGTGGGGCAATTCCGGGAGCTTATCGCGGCTAATCCCGGAAAAGAGATCGTTACCTATTGTTACAGTATTCCCTGCATGACGGGGAGGAAGATCGGGAAAATGCTTGTTGAAAATGACATCTATGTCAAAACGCTCGGCATCGGATGGAATGAATGGCGGTATTTCTGGACGCTGTGGAATCATGAACACGAATGGAAGACGACAAAACCCGAAGATTATATTTGGAAAGGCAAAGAACCTGGTATTCCCGTTTTACGCGAACTTCCTTCCGCGTGCGGCGAGGGAGAATTCAGCTGCTAG
- a CDS encoding thioredoxin domain-containing protein has protein sequence MDEQNQQISPKESIESRREEKLARQTRMERMKKAKQIAVWLLVAVFVGGVVWGLVKNTTLTPSEPSALLSISSSDWVKGNSGSKIVLVEYSDFQCPACGAYHPVVKQLVDEFGNDVAFVYRHFPLRQIHPNADLSARAAEAAGAQGKFWEMHDLLFENQKEWSNQKNAVDSFVKYAESLGLNSEQFRSDIDSKEVKQKVNEDYNGGISLKISGTPTFFLNGKKLQNPRNYGEFKSIIEQAIKQ, from the coding sequence ATGGATGAACAAAACCAACAGATATCTCCGAAGGAGAGCATAGAGTCGCGGCGGGAGGAGAAGCTTGCCAGGCAAACGCGAATGGAACGAATGAAAAAAGCTAAGCAAATAGCCGTGTGGCTTCTCGTGGCGGTTTTTGTCGGAGGGGTTGTTTGGGGATTAGTAAAAAATACTACACTCACGCCTTCCGAACCATCCGCTCTCTTAAGTATCTCTTCGTCGGACTGGGTCAAGGGCAACAGCGGATCAAAGATCGTGCTTGTTGAATACAGCGACTTTCAATGTCCCGCCTGTGGCGCGTACCATCCGGTGGTGAAACAGCTGGTGGATGAGTTTGGCAACGATGTTGCTTTTGTGTACCGGCATTTTCCTCTCCGTCAGATCCACCCGAACGCCGACCTCTCGGCGCGCGCGGCGGAGGCAGCAGGAGCGCAAGGAAAATTCTGGGAGATGCACGACCTTCTCTTTGAAAATCAAAAAGAATGGTCAAATCAAAAGAACGCGGTTGATAGTTTTGTGAAATATGCCGAGTCGCTCGGTCTTAACAGCGAACAATTCAGGAGCGACATAGACTCAAAGGAAGTGAAGCAAAAAGTAAATGAAGATTACAACGGCGGCATTTCTCTCAAGATCAGTGGAACGCCAACTTTCTTTCTCAACGGCAAAAAGCTGCAAAACCCGAGAAATTACGGAGAGTTTAAATCAATCATTGAACAGGCGATAAAACAATAA
- a CDS encoding O-antigen ligase family protein, whose product MNIERILRSLVIGGVFLTPFLALVVLNDMFFPFITGKNFAFRALVEIIFGAWLVLALTSPSYRPKRSWILIALGAFVVVMTVADLFGVNISRSFWSNYERMEGLVTLLHLFAYFVVATSVLTTEKLWERLLQVSLGASVIVGIYGLFQLSGAITINQGGVRLDATFGNATYLAVYMLFHIFIAALLSVRTRFSLLRLVYGATMLLNVFILYHTATRGTILGLIGGVLLTALLIALFERERPLFRKIAGGVIIGVIVLAGVFFAIKDTNFVKKSPVLSRFSGISLQEQTTKSRFQIWGMAIEGFKENPLLGWGQDNFNLVFNKYYDSRLYDQEPFFDRAHNVFLDWLIAGGIVGLLAYLSIFAAALFYIWRRRDNSFSVMEKSVITGLFAAYFFQNLFVFDNLISYVLFVTMLGYIHTMATMTTAKNSEQKEPVRSAIPEHTVMAIVLVATIILIYAVNAKGFLANRALIQGMTPQEAGLEKNIEYFKKALAYNSFGTPEVREHLMQTTGRIVSTGAPQDMKQKFILLARDEMGKQIKETPDDMRYELLIGSFLNSVGAPDEAIAHLERAIELSPSKQSTYFELANSYLGKGQYDKALLTMKTAYEIEPKNGTARDIYAVIAIYNKNFDLAKELLVPVYGTIAVPDDRFIQAFAAVKDYETVINIWKERILKAQTAGADNAQFHVSLAAAYLANEERTKAIAELEKATELNPEFKAQADYYIGEIRAGRNP is encoded by the coding sequence ATGAATATTGAGCGTATTTTGCGAAGTCTGGTGATCGGAGGTGTTTTCTTGACCCCGTTTCTTGCTCTTGTTGTTTTGAACGATATGTTTTTCCCTTTTATCACGGGAAAGAATTTCGCGTTTAGAGCATTGGTGGAGATCATCTTCGGCGCGTGGCTGGTGTTGGCGCTCACCTCTCCCTCGTATCGGCCGAAACGATCGTGGATACTTATCGCTCTTGGCGCGTTTGTAGTTGTCATGACGGTTGCCGACCTTTTTGGCGTAAACATCTCCCGTAGTTTCTGGAGCAATTACGAGCGTATGGAGGGTTTGGTAACATTGCTCCATCTTTTCGCGTACTTTGTCGTCGCGACATCTGTTCTTACCACAGAAAAATTATGGGAGAGGTTGCTTCAAGTCTCCCTTGGTGCCAGCGTGATAGTCGGCATTTATGGATTGTTTCAGCTCTCGGGCGCGATTACCATCAACCAGGGAGGTGTTCGGCTTGATGCGACCTTTGGCAACGCGACATACTTGGCGGTTTATATGCTCTTCCATATATTTATTGCCGCTTTACTTTCCGTGCGCACGCGATTCTCTTTACTTCGTCTTGTGTATGGCGCCACCATGCTCCTCAATGTCTTTATTCTTTATCACACCGCGACACGCGGTACGATCTTGGGGCTCATCGGGGGAGTGCTCCTTACCGCGCTTCTCATCGCGCTTTTTGAGAGGGAAAGGCCGCTTTTCAGAAAAATCGCAGGCGGAGTTATCATCGGCGTAATCGTGCTTGCCGGCGTTTTCTTTGCGATCAAAGATACAAACTTTGTGAAGAAAAGTCCCGTGCTCTCGCGTTTTTCCGGTATCTCATTACAGGAGCAAACTACTAAGTCTCGCTTTCAGATTTGGGGTATGGCGATTGAAGGGTTTAAGGAAAATCCTTTGCTCGGTTGGGGACAAGACAATTTCAATCTGGTATTTAACAAATACTATGATTCGCGGCTGTATGACCAGGAGCCATTCTTTGACCGTGCGCACAATGTATTTTTAGATTGGCTTATCGCCGGAGGCATTGTGGGGCTCCTCGCGTACCTTTCTATCTTCGCCGCCGCGCTTTTCTATATCTGGCGAAGAAGAGACAATTCCTTTTCAGTAATGGAAAAGAGTGTCATCACGGGTCTTTTCGCGGCATACTTTTTTCAGAATCTGTTCGTGTTTGATAACCTGATAAGCTATGTGCTGTTTGTCACGATGCTCGGATATATACACACAATGGCAACCATGACGACAGCAAAGAACAGCGAACAAAAAGAGCCGGTTCGCTCCGCGATACCCGAACACACTGTCATGGCGATAGTTCTTGTCGCGACAATCATTCTTATCTACGCCGTAAACGCAAAAGGTTTCCTCGCCAATCGCGCGCTCATCCAAGGCATGACCCCCCAAGAAGCGGGGCTGGAAAAAAATATTGAATATTTCAAGAAGGCGCTCGCGTACAATTCATTTGGCACTCCGGAAGTGCGCGAACATCTCATGCAAACCACGGGACGCATTGTCTCTACCGGCGCGCCTCAAGACATGAAGCAGAAATTCATTCTCCTCGCGCGAGACGAGATGGGCAAGCAGATCAAAGAGACACCGGACGATATGCGCTACGAACTCTTGATCGGCTCCTTTTTAAATTCCGTCGGCGCGCCCGACGAAGCAATTGCTCATTTGGAACGAGCCATTGAACTTTCCCCGAGCAAACAGTCCACCTATTTTGAGTTGGCAAATTCGTACCTCGGCAAAGGGCAATACGACAAGGCGCTTCTCACCATGAAAACGGCGTATGAAATTGAACCAAAGAACGGAACCGCGCGGGATATTTACGCGGTAATCGCGATCTATAACAAGAATTTTGATCTTGCGAAAGAACTCCTGGTGCCGGTGTACGGAACCATAGCGGTCCCCGACGATCGTTTCATTCAAGCATTCGCGGCGGTGAAAGATTATGAGACGGTCATTAATATCTGGAAAGAGCGTATTCTGAAAGCGCAGACTGCGGGAGCCGACAATGCTCAATTCCACGTCTCGCTCGCCGCGGCATACCTTGCAAACGAGGAGCGCACGAAAGCAATCGCAGAACTGGAGAAAGCGACAGAGCTCAATCCGGAGTTTAAAGCTCAAGCAGACTATTATATAGGAGAGATTCGCGCCGGCCGCAATCCGTAA
- a CDS encoding helix-turn-helix domain-containing protein, with amino-acid sequence MEHEIKPNAVYTTSEAQQFLRVSESTIKRLLKKELLRANKVGGQYRILGKEMLRLVSPELEKGAARSYLKLKRKVVTKINKW; translated from the coding sequence ATGGAGCACGAGATAAAACCAAATGCGGTATACACCACCTCCGAAGCGCAGCAATTTTTGAGAGTGAGCGAAAGTACGATTAAGAGACTACTTAAAAAAGAGCTCCTCAGAGCAAACAAAGTAGGCGGCCAGTATCGGATCCTCGGCAAAGAAATGTTGCGCCTTGTTTCGCCGGAACTTGAAAAAGGAGCCGCGAGGTCGTATCTGAAACTTAAAAGAAAAGTGGTCACTAAAATCAACAAATGGTAA
- the gmd gene encoding GDP-mannose 4,6-dehydratase — translation MKKALITGITGQDGSYLAELLLEKGYEVHGIIRRASSFNTERIGHLYQDPHETEKKLFLHYGDLTDSTNLIRIIKDVQPDELYNLAAQSHVKVSFETPEYTGNSDGLGTLRILEAIRLLGLEKKTKFYQASTSEMFGATPPPQNEETPFYPRSPYGAAKLYAHWIVKNYREAYGIFAVSGILFNHESHRRGETFVTKKITRAAARISLGLQEKVYLGNLNAKRDWGHAKDYVYAMYLMLQQEIPEDYVIATGKQFSVREFCEAVFKELGVEIVWKGSGVDEKGVDKKTGKVVVEIDPRYFRPTEVESLLGDPTKAKQKLGWEAKIGFEELVKEMVATDLEEAKRDVHLEQGGFKTKQRHE, via the coding sequence ATGAAAAAAGCGCTTATCACAGGAATCACCGGACAAGACGGGTCTTATTTAGCCGAACTTCTCCTTGAAAAAGGATACGAGGTTCATGGCATCATACGGCGCGCGAGTAGTTTTAATACTGAAAGAATCGGTCATCTTTACCAAGACCCGCACGAAACAGAGAAAAAACTATTTCTCCACTACGGCGATCTCACCGACTCAACAAATCTCATTAGGATAATCAAAGACGTTCAACCTGATGAACTTTATAACCTTGCCGCGCAAAGCCATGTGAAGGTGTCTTTTGAGACGCCTGAATACACCGGAAACTCCGATGGGTTAGGCACCTTAAGAATACTTGAAGCCATTCGCCTGCTCGGTCTTGAAAAGAAAACAAAATTCTACCAGGCGTCCACTTCAGAAATGTTTGGCGCCACTCCCCCGCCGCAAAATGAGGAGACTCCTTTTTATCCTCGCAGTCCCTATGGCGCCGCTAAACTCTATGCTCACTGGATAGTAAAAAACTACCGCGAAGCATACGGTATTTTTGCTGTTTCGGGAATCCTTTTTAATCATGAGTCTCATCGGCGCGGCGAAACATTTGTCACCAAAAAGATCACTCGTGCGGCAGCGAGAATAAGCTTAGGGCTACAGGAAAAAGTATACTTGGGCAACCTCAATGCGAAACGGGACTGGGGCCATGCGAAAGATTATGTGTACGCAATGTACCTCATGCTTCAGCAAGAGATTCCCGAGGATTATGTCATCGCAACGGGCAAACAATTTTCCGTGCGGGAGTTTTGCGAGGCGGTCTTCAAAGAACTCGGTGTTGAGATCGTCTGGAAAGGAAGTGGAGTTGACGAAAAAGGCGTTGATAAAAAAACGGGAAAAGTTGTGGTGGAAATTGACCCGCGTTATTTCCGGCCTACCGAGGTAGAATCACTTCTTGGCGACCCGACCAAGGCAAAGCAAAAACTCGGCTGGGAAGCAAAAATCGGTTTTGAAGAATTGGTCAAAGAAATGGTCGCGACCGACCTCGAGGAAGCAAAGAGGGACGTCCACTTGGAGCAAGGCGGGTTTAAAACGAAACAGCGTCATGAATAA